A DNA window from Telopea speciosissima isolate NSW1024214 ecotype Mountain lineage unplaced genomic scaffold, Tspe_v1 Tspe_v1.0536, whole genome shotgun sequence contains the following coding sequences:
- the LOC122648187 gene encoding putative expansin-B2 isoform X1, producing MASKLLQASSFCFIFALFTIFSLLDYCSCFNPKLLLSYNTSKTESDWSPAGATWYGSPTGAGSNGGACGYETSVEQSPFSSMVSAGGPSLYKSGTGCGACYQVKCTENAACSGNPVTVVITDECPGCVSESVHFDMSGTSFGAMAKSGQADQLRNAGQLQIQYQRVECNYGGEKLAFHVDSGSNSEYFATVIEFEDGDGDLSGVDLRQALDSDTWLSMQESWGAVWKLNYGSELKAPFSLRLTSLESGKTLVVNNAIPAGWKAGTTYRSVVNYEV from the exons ATGGCTTCTAAACTTCTTCAAGCTTCCTCTTTCTGCTTCATCTTTGCTCTCTTTACCatattctctctcctagatTACTGTTCTTGCTTTAATCCAAAACTACTCTTAAGTTATAATACATCTAAGACTGAGTCTGATTGGTCACCTGCTGGAGCAACTTGGTATGGAAGTCCAACTGGTGCTGGAAGTAATG GTGGTGCTTGTGGGTATGAAACCTCTGTAGAGCaatctcctttttcttccaTGGTATCAGCTGGAGGCCCTTCTCTATATAAATCAGGCACAGGTTGTGGGGCTTGCTACCAG GTTAAATGCACAGAGAATGCAGCATGTTCAGGGAATCCGGTGACCGTCGTGATTACCGACGAGTGCCCTGGTTGTGTGTCGGAGTCGGTTCACTTTGATATGAGTGGGACTTCATTTGGAGCCATGGCGAAGTCTGGCCAAGCTGATCAACTACGCAATGCTGGACAATTGCAGATTCAATATCAAAG AGTGGAGTGCAACTATGGAGGAGAAAAACTTGCCTTCCATGTTGATTCTGGGTCCAACTCCGAGTACTTTGCGACGGTGATAGAATTCGAGGACGGCGATGGTGATCTTAGTGGTGTAGATCTCAGGCAAGCTCTGGACTCAGATACATGGCTCTCCATGCAGGAATCGTGGGGTGCAGTGTGGAAGCTTAACTATGGCTCTGAATTGAAAGCTCCTTTCTCTCTCAGGCTGACTTCGCTTGAATCCGGCAAGACACTTGTGGTAAACAACGCCATACCGGCAGGGTGGAAGGCCGGTACTACTTATCGATCGGTCGTCAATTATGAAGTCTAG
- the LOC122648187 gene encoding putative expansin-B2 isoform X2, protein MASKLLQASSFCFIFALFTIFSLLDYCSCWSPAGATWYGSPTGAGSNGGACGYETSVEQSPFSSMVSAGGPSLYKSGTGCGACYQVKCTENAACSGNPVTVVITDECPGCVSESVHFDMSGTSFGAMAKSGQADQLRNAGQLQIQYQRVECNYGGEKLAFHVDSGSNSEYFATVIEFEDGDGDLSGVDLRQALDSDTWLSMQESWGAVWKLNYGSELKAPFSLRLTSLESGKTLVVNNAIPAGWKAGTTYRSVVNYEV, encoded by the exons ATGGCTTCTAAACTTCTTCAAGCTTCCTCTTTCTGCTTCATCTTTGCTCTCTTTACCatattctctctcctagatTACTGTTCTTG TTGGTCACCTGCTGGAGCAACTTGGTATGGAAGTCCAACTGGTGCTGGAAGTAATG GTGGTGCTTGTGGGTATGAAACCTCTGTAGAGCaatctcctttttcttccaTGGTATCAGCTGGAGGCCCTTCTCTATATAAATCAGGCACAGGTTGTGGGGCTTGCTACCAG GTTAAATGCACAGAGAATGCAGCATGTTCAGGGAATCCGGTGACCGTCGTGATTACCGACGAGTGCCCTGGTTGTGTGTCGGAGTCGGTTCACTTTGATATGAGTGGGACTTCATTTGGAGCCATGGCGAAGTCTGGCCAAGCTGATCAACTACGCAATGCTGGACAATTGCAGATTCAATATCAAAG AGTGGAGTGCAACTATGGAGGAGAAAAACTTGCCTTCCATGTTGATTCTGGGTCCAACTCCGAGTACTTTGCGACGGTGATAGAATTCGAGGACGGCGATGGTGATCTTAGTGGTGTAGATCTCAGGCAAGCTCTGGACTCAGATACATGGCTCTCCATGCAGGAATCGTGGGGTGCAGTGTGGAAGCTTAACTATGGCTCTGAATTGAAAGCTCCTTTCTCTCTCAGGCTGACTTCGCTTGAATCCGGCAAGACACTTGTGGTAAACAACGCCATACCGGCAGGGTGGAAGGCCGGTACTACTTATCGATCGGTCGTCAATTATGAAGTCTAG
- the LOC122648189 gene encoding geraniol 8-hydroxylase-like, giving the protein MLVAGTESTSSVVEWAMAELLKHPRIMKKAEEELEEVVGLNNMVEESHLPKLHYLHAVVKEVLRLHPPAPFLVPRCPSASCTVGGFMVPKASKVMVNAWAIQRDPMVWDNPLEFQPERFLRSGRDEYDFNGKDFRYIPFGSGRRVCVGIPMAERMVPYLLASVLHSFQWKLPNGVELDMSDKFGLELKKARPLFAIPSHRLSDLTLYN; this is encoded by the coding sequence TGGAACTGAATCAACATCGAGCGTAGTGGAGTGGGCAATGGCTGAGCTATTGAAACACCCACGCATAATGAAGAAAGCTGAAGAAGAGCTAGAAGAGGTAGTGGGGTTGAACAATATGGTGGAAGAGTCTCATTTGCCTAAATTGCATTACCTGCATGCAGTGGTGAAGGAAGTCCTGCGTCTTCACCCACCTGCTCCTTTCTTGGTTCCTCGATGCCCAAGTGCATCTTGCACCGTAGGCGGCTTTATGGTTCCAAAGGCCTCCAAAGTAATGGTGAATGCGTGGGCTATACAGAGGGATCCTATGGTTTGGGACAACCCTTTGGAGTTCCAGCCGGAGAGGTTCTTGAGATCGGGTCGTGATGAATATGATTTCAATGGCAAAGATTTTCGATATATTCCGTTTGGATCAGGAAGAAGGGTTTGTGTAGGAATCCCTATGGCAGAAAGAATGGTACCATACCTATTGGCATCAGTTTTGCATTCATTCCAGTGGAAATTGCCAAATGGTGTGGAGCTTGATATGTCAGATAAATTTGGTTTGGAATTAAAGAAGGCAAGACCCCTTTTCGCAATCCCATCACATAGGTTATCTGACCTCACACTCTACAATTGA